The Streptomyces racemochromogenes DNA segment TCCTCGGAGAGGTCCACGTCCTCCAGCCCGGCATGACGCAGGAGCTCGGACACGTCGCCGGGCGTGTACGCGCGGCCGAGGTCGGCGTCCACACCCAGCGCGTGCACGGTCACCTTCCGCCCGCCCCTCGGCGACACGGGATGGACCACGATCTCCGTCTGGTCAGGCATGCCTCCAGCCTGCGCCCTGGCCGTACGCCGGGCACTTCGAGACGGCCGGACGACGCAGCGCGACGGTCGGGGTGCGCGGGTCCGGTGGGAGCGGCCGCGGCGTCTTGCGCGGCCGCCCCGTGGGCGCGTCGCCGTACCCACCGGTGCCGCTGGTCCGGTTCACCCGCCGCCTGACCGACGGAGCCGGGCCCCTGCGGGCGGGCTCCGGCCTCCGACGGGCCCCGGCCTCCGACCGGAACCACCACACCAGCCGCTGTACGCCCCAGGGCGGTCAGCCGTGCCTGCTACGTGGGCAGAGCCGCGCCCTGGCCGGCTGTTTCCACTGCTGGAACCACTTGCCGACGTCGTCGCCGTCGAAGACGATGCCCGGCGTGGTGTGGGTCAGGACGCCGTCGGCGTCGACCGGGTCCGCCGGGACGCGGTACTGCCGTTGCCAGTCCAGCGGCCACGCGGCAGTCCCGGTTCCCGGCGCAGCGCTCGAGGTCAGGTCACGTCGGGCCCGGCCAGTCCTGGTGCTGGGCCGCCACCCTCCCCGCCCGACCCGCTACTTCGCGAAGCGCCAGGTGACGTCCAGCTTGCGCTTGTCGAGCGAGGCGAGTGCCTTGAAGGCCCCCGGGGTGAGGTCGAGACCGTGCCGTCCCGCGCCTGGAGCCTTGTCGAGGACCGTCGCCGTGATGGACTTCCCCTTGTAGGTGATGACGACCTTGCGTCCGCACGTGCTCGACGGATACGCGGCCCCGAACATGGTGGGGTCGAGCGCGACGGCGAGGTCGCTTTCCTTGATCATCTTCCCGCACGCGCCCAGGCCGGGGGAGTAGTGGGTCGCGGAGCCCTTGTAGGTCTCACCCGGCTGGTCCGGCTGCGGAGAGGCCGTCGCCGTCTTGCTCGGCTTCGGGGGCGGTGCGGTGGTCGTGTCGGGCTGCGGGCTGCCTGACGGAGCGGGCGTCTTGCTCGGCTGCTGCGCCGTCGTACCGCCGGCCGGCGGAGCGAGGGTCGAGCCGGCCGGCTCCGCCACGACCGTGGCGTTCGGCTGGGCCGCAACCGTGGCCTCCGGCTTCGCGGCGACCGTCGCGGCCTGGGCGGAGACGGCGACGTCGCCGGTCTCCGAAGCGGAGGCGGTGGCGACGGTGATCACGGCGCCAGAACCGGCGGCGAGCACGGCAACTGCGACGGCGGCCGTGGCGATTGTTGTCTTCATCGTTCTCTCTCTTTGAAATGTCGCGTTCCAGGGTTGGCTCGCGGAAGGTCCTTGACGGTGTGCCCACGCGCACGGCCGCGCGCGTACAGCGTCCCGAGGGCGGCCGCTCTCACACCCGCCCAGGGGTCGCCTACGGCCCCGACGACGAGAACTGTCGCGCGGGTCCCCACCGGGGGCGGTCGAAGGCGCCCGCTCCGACGCGATGAGCCGCGAAGGTGCAGACCGGCAGGCCCGGCAGGCTTGCCAGGAAGACCTCGCTGCCCAGGGTGGTTTTGACCGGTAGCCCGTGCACCTGCGGTGTCGTGCCGGGACGTCCATCGGTCGTGTGCCGTGGCCAGCCGCGGATACGCCCTGCCCGTGCCGGCGGAGTCGAGGGGGCGTGCCCGTGTCGGACACGGCTTTCCGGCCGAAGCCGGTGCGTCGGGGGGTAGCGGGTGGTGCGAACCGACGTCGCGAGGCCCTTGAGCCGGCATCCATCCGTCGGGACGTTGCCCAGCCCGATCGTGCCCCCTGCGGTCACCGCCTCCGACACTCCTTGCCGGTATGGGCTGTTCCAGCGGCATTCCACCGTGTGGACGTTGCCGTCGGTGTCCGAGCCGGGGCAGAGCCGGGTCGCCTCGTTCACGACGGAGTCCGCCGGGCCGAGGTCGGGCTCGGTGGCCTGAGCCGAAGGCGCCGGGGCGAGGATCGCGCATATCGCGGTCAGGGCCGCCGCGATGCCGCTTCGGATTCTCATGAGGGGACTCTCTCTCGCCCGGCGGCTGCCGGAGCCGTGCTGTGCCTGTACCGGCAGCCAACAGGCGGCAGCGCGCGCAGGCCATGCAGTTCCACCCGCAGAACTCGGAGCGGACTACTTTTGCGAGTCCACCCCGCACAGGTCACACGGTGCAGTCGCTGACCCGCGGACCCCGGGGCGGGCGGGCGCTGTGGGCCACGCCGTGCCGCCTCCCCGATGGCTACCCCGCTGGGCAACGCCTCCCGCGGCGGCCGCCGCGCCGGCGAGACCCTCACCGAACAGGCCCGCCGGTTCCACCAGGACCACGCCCCCGCCGGCCGGCTCCCGCGCATCGCCCTCGACGGGCACACGTGGTCAGCTCGTCCACGCCGGCCACCCCCACCCGGTGTCCACATCTTCGCCGCCGCTTTCAGCCGACGGCACCTGGGAACGCGTCTTCGCCTCCCTGCTCGCCCAGGCCGACGCCGAGAAGGACCTCGACCGGGTCGTCGCCGTCGACTTCACGCTCGTCCGCGCCCACAAGCACGCCGCCGGGGCCCGTCAAAAGGGGCTCCGGCCGGTGAGCCGGCCGACCATGCCCTCGGGCGGTCCCGGGGAGGGCTGACCACGAAGATCCACTTTGCTGCCGACGGCCGCTGCCGACCCCCGGCGTTCGTCCTCACGCCGGGTCAGGCCGGTGGCGCACCGGCGTTCACCGAGGTCATGACCGCGATCCGGGTCGCGAGGCCGAAGGCAGGCCGCGAACCCGGCCCGCCGTCGTGCTGGCCGACCAGGCGTATGCGTCCCGGGCGATCCGCTTGCACCTGTGCAGACACAGGATCCGGGCCGTGATCCCGCAGCCGGCCGATCAGATCGCCAACCGCGGACGGTTGGGCAGCAAGGCGGTCGGCCGCCGGCCTTCGACAAGACCGTCTACAAGCAGCGAACACCGTCGAACGCTGCATCAACAAGCTCAAGCAGTGGCGCGGCCCGGCCACCCGCTACGACAAGACGGCAACGGTCTACCTGGCGGCCCTTCACCTCGCGGCCATCCACATCTGGGCCGCGAGGTGATCTACAGGAAACGGCCTCGTGGCGGCCCTGCCCGGAACGGCGCCCATCCAGCCCCCTGCATCGGAACAGTCGCTGGCCCACTGCGCTACCGCCCTCGGCCATCTACTGCCTGCGGACCCGGCAGCCTTCCTCCGGGAGGGCAACGGCCCCACGCGCCCCTGCGGTCAACCACCATGACCCGGCGTGGAGAAGCAGCCGCCCGCGGTGCCGTGGGTGAGCGGCCATGACGCCGTCGAAGGCACCACTCGGGCGCCAGACGATCAGCTTGGACGCGAGCGCCGCCGACGTGCCGCGTCCGACGGGGCGGCCGCCACCCGCACCGACCACGAGTGGCGGTCACGGACATGACAGCATGAGGCCATGCCACCCCCTGCACCCCGACGGTGACTACGCGCGCGGTCTCCGCGATGTACTCCGTAGCCGACGACGCCTGGTACCTGGAACCGCAGCGCGCCACCGGGCAGGAGCACCTGGCGACCGCGATCGTCCCCGACGGGGACCCCGCGCGGGAGCCGACCGTGCACTTCCGCCGCACTCCCCGGAGCGGACCTCCCCGCCGTCCTGAACGCGGCCTTCGGCCGAAACCCCGACGGTACCGGCGTGGACGTCCCGGGGGAGTAGGAGCCCTGCCCCGCACGGCGGTCCTCGATGCGGAACGGCTTCCCTCACTCACCGTTGTTTTCTGTGGAGATGGCCGCCCCCTTCCCAAGGGCCGCGCTTGTACCTCTGGCGGGCGCTCCGAACGCCCTCCTAGGATCACCGGCGGACCGCTCCACCTGTACGAGTGCGTTCGGCACGGCCTCGCGGCCGCACGGCGTTCCGGCGCCGGGACAGCGGTGCGGTCCCCGTAGCCGGTGGCTCCCGGTCCCCTGAACCTCACGCTCCGTATCTGTCGGCGGGACGGGAGCGACGGACGGGACGGGCGCGAACCCCGGGTCAGCGACCAGCGAAGAGGGGGAACCAGCCCGTGGTGTGGACCCAGTTCACGACCGCCCATCTCCAGGGGGCACAGCGATACGAGAGCTGGGAGTCGATGGCCTCCCAGTCCCTGTTCCGCTCCCGGTTCACCGGTCCCCACCTGCACGACTTTCTCGCCAGATCCAGCGCACTGGACCTCGGGAACATCCAGACGTTCGCCCAGAGCCTGCCGCCCCTGGAAGCCAACCGGCCCCCCGCCCTCATCCGGCAGGCCGACCCCGAGGTCGTCCACCTCTGGCTGACCCGCCGGGGCCTGCTCGGCCTCAGCCAGTCCGGCCGCGACGTCATGGCCGGCGAAGGCGACTTCGTCCTCTATGACTCCTCGCGGCCGTGCCGCGGCTTCGCCGAGGCCCCCGACGGCCGGGACATCGCCGGAGTCATCGTGCAGGTGCCCCGCGCCCTGCTGCCCCTCCATCCCAACACCCTGGACGCCCTGACCATCACCCGCATCCCTGGGAACACCGCGATCGGAACGCTCTTACGCACCTACCTGACCGACCTCATGGCCCACGCCCCGTCCTACGGCAAGGCCGACGCCCCGAGACTGGGTTCGGCCACCCTCGACCTGCTCACGCTCCTGCTGGCCCGGACGGCCCGCGACGGGCGCTGCCTCACCCTCGAAGCGCGGCACACGGCCCTGCGGGCGCGCATCGGTCACTTCATCCAGCAGCGGCTGGCCGAGCCCGACCTCACGCCCGCGTCGATCGCCGCCGCCCACCGGATCTCCGTGCGCTACCTCCACAAGCTCTACCAGGACGACCACATGACCGTCTCCGCCCTGATCCGGCACACCCGCCTGGAACGCATCCGCCGCGATCTGAGTGACCCCCGACTCGGCGCACGCTGCGTCAGCGCGATAGCCGCCCGCTGGGGATTCCCGGAACCGGCCCACTTCAGCCGCGCCTTCCGCTCCGCCTACGGCGTCACCCCCAGCGACTACCGCCGCCACGCCCTGCCGGACCCGGTCGTGCACTGACCGTCAAGGCCTGTGCACGGCAGATCAATCCGTACGGACCCGCCCCTGCGAGGCTGCTCCCGTCAAGCCAGGCCAACGACCTCAAGGAGTCTGACATGCGGGTTTCCGGCAAGCGGATCGCCCTCGGCGCTGCTGCCCTGTCCTCTGCCCTCGTCATCGGGATCGCCGGCACGGCGAGCGCGGCCGTCGGCTTCCACGCGGTCTCCACGTCCGGCAAGAGCGAGATAGGCGGGAACTACGAGTACAAGTACGCGGGCCAGGCCGACACGGACAACCCGCGGGGCGGCGGCAAGAACCTCTACGACGGCAAGTTCACGAACGCGTCGGCCACGGACCGAGTCGGCGGCGACGGAGTCGAGTCGGTGCTGGCACTGGCGTACGACGAGTACAAGAACGGCGTCTGGAGCCACAAGACCAACGTCGTCGCGGTCGTCAACGGGACCCGGACCTGGACGTTCTCCAAGAAGGCCGACGTGAAGGCGTACGCCTGCGACCGCGCCGTCAACACCACCAGGCTCCTCAACTGCAAGGCCGCCTGGTAGCCCCACCCCCGCGGGGTCCGGCCCCCTCCCGGACCCCGCGGCCCAAGGGCTGTCCGCGACCTGCTGTCGTCCGGATGCGCGGGCTCCCGCGCCGGTCAGGACCAGGAGCAGGGGCGAAGGCGCGGAACCGCACGGTTACTGGAGCAGGACCGTCTTGCGGAGAAGCGAGTGTCCCACCGCTCCGGTCAACTACTCCAGCCGGCTGGAGCGCCCAGTCCGCGGATCGGCCGGTTACCGGGCGGCCTCGCGTAGGAGCGCC contains these protein-coding regions:
- a CDS encoding RlpA-like double-psi beta-barrel domain-containing protein produces the protein MKTTIATAAVAVAVLAAGSGAVITVATASASETGDVAVSAQAATVAAKPEATVAAQPNATVVAEPAGSTLAPPAGGTTAQQPSKTPAPSGSPQPDTTTAPPPKPSKTATASPQPDQPGETYKGSATHYSPGLGACGKMIKESDLAVALDPTMFGAAYPSSTCGRKVVITYKGKSITATVLDKAPGAGRHGLDLTPGAFKALASLDKRKLDVTWRFAK
- a CDS encoding helix-turn-helix domain-containing protein, with protein sequence MVWTQFTTAHLQGAQRYESWESMASQSLFRSRFTGPHLHDFLARSSALDLGNIQTFAQSLPPLEANRPPALIRQADPEVVHLWLTRRGLLGLSQSGRDVMAGEGDFVLYDSSRPCRGFAEAPDGRDIAGVIVQVPRALLPLHPNTLDALTITRIPGNTAIGTLLRTYLTDLMAHAPSYGKADAPRLGSATLDLLTLLLARTARDGRCLTLEARHTALRARIGHFIQQRLAEPDLTPASIAAAHRISVRYLHKLYQDDHMTVSALIRHTRLERIRRDLSDPRLGARCVSAIAARWGFPEPAHFSRAFRSAYGVTPSDYRRHALPDPVVH